Part of the Geodermatophilus obscurus DSM 43160 genome is shown below.
TTCGCTGCTCTCTGGGCCCACTGGGACGTCACTGACTCGCTACTCAGGTGCAGCAGATGTTAGATGAACCGCGGGTCGTCGCCGATTGGCGCGACCCATGATGGGAGACGAACGGAATGGTCGACCGGTCTTGAGACTCAGCTCTCGCCCGGACTGCGGACCGAGGGCGGTCGTGCACTGATCACCGCTGGGCAGGGAGGCAGCGCTGCCTCCCCTCCCCTCGTCTGGCCCTACTGGCACGAGGTCGGCTGGACCGGCCATGAAGAGCCGCCGAAAGGTGATGACTAGTCACCGGACGTACCGCTGTACTGCCTCCGCCCAGGCGCGTCGCGGATCGTCCGGCTGGATGCCACCGTCCAGCGTGGTGTGGCCGGCGCCGAATCGGGTCCCGTAGAAGTTGTGGTAGACGAGATCACCGAAGACGGTGCCCACGTCACCCGGCCCGCGCTGGCTCGTCACCTCGAAGAAGTGCAGGCGGGGTGCTTCTCGTGCCGACATCTCTTCTCCCACGTCGCCTCGGGCAGGTTCGGTGTCCGTTCCCGGCTGGTAACGAGACCGGAAAGTGTGTCCGGCGCGGACGAAACGAGCCGTGCGCATCGCAAGGCAGCAGGGATGGACGTACGGCCGCCATAACCGCGCACCTGAGATCTCTGCGGTGCCCCCAACCAGGGGGGCGAGCAGCTTCTCTATCCATCCCGTGGTCAAGGGGAAGGCATCCACGTCGAGCGTGATGAAGAACTCCGTCTGACACGTCAGGACTGCCAGGTCGAGAGCGAGGTCGTGTCCGAGGTTCGCCGGCAGCAACACGGGTTCGACGTCGCGGCGTGCCCGGAGGAAATCTCGAGAACCGTCCGTTGAGCCGTTGTCCACCACGACGATCCTGACGCTGTCCGGACTGCGCCTGCGAACCACGTCCAACAGGACACGGAGGTACGGCAAGCCGTTCCAGTTCACCGTGATGACCGTCACAGCGCCCGGCGTCAGGCGGCCGAGCCGCATCCGGGCACGGCGGCGAAGCAGGGGCACCAGCAGTCGCCAGCCCAGCAACCAGGCCGCGCGGCTATGGAGCGCGTGGGTCACGAGCGGCTGCCACAGGCGGTTGGGAAGCGATCGCATGATCGGTCGGTGCAGCGGTGCGGGCCCGGCCATGGCGTTGTCCTTACCATCCCGTCGTAACGTCCTCTACCGGGGCACTCATGCCCTCACCAGCGCCCGGGGGCTCGCGCCGTGTGCCTCACTGGGGGGCGATCTCGTCACCTGACAGGCTTGGTCCTCAGCTGCATCAGGTAATGGGTGAACCGTGGGTCGTCACGGATGGCCCTGACGTAATCGTGCAGCTCCGTCGCGACCAACTTGGTGGTGTCGACCGCGCGGAAGGCGTCGAACGCCGTGTCGGTGAAGCCATGCTCCACGAGGGTGGTGCTGACGTCATACCAGTCGACGAAGCTCCTGGCGTCCCACGACTCCAGCCCGAACTGGTACTGGTAGCGGACGGCGTCGATCCATGTCGCGTCTTGGCCGTAGCCCCGGAATTGGTCGACGATCCCGCTCCCGTCCCAGCGGGGGTCGTGCCGACGGGAGACGACGGCGACCCGGGCAGCGAGGTCCGGGAGGAGGACGCAGCCGTGAAGGGCTGCACCGTCGCAGAAGATCAGCTCGTCAGCGGCGCTGTAGACCGTGAGCTGCTCGTGCAGCGAGTACCGCTGGGGGT
Proteins encoded:
- a CDS encoding glycosyltransferase family 2 protein; protein product: MAGPAPLHRPIMRSLPNRLWQPLVTHALHSRAAWLLGWRLLVPLLRRRARMRLGRLTPGAVTVITVNWNGLPYLRVLLDVVRRRSPDSVRIVVVDNGSTDGSRDFLRARRDVEPVLLPANLGHDLALDLAVLTCQTEFFITLDVDAFPLTTGWIEKLLAPLVGGTAEISGARLWRPYVHPCCLAMRTARFVRAGHTFRSRYQPGTDTEPARGDVGEEMSAREAPRLHFFEVTSQRGPGDVGTVFGDLVYHNFYGTRFGAGHTTLDGGIQPDDPRRAWAEAVQRYVR